From a region of the Mercurialis annua linkage group LG1-X, ddMerAnnu1.2, whole genome shotgun sequence genome:
- the LOC126674851 gene encoding uncharacterized protein LOC126674851, translating to MVLPYGLGGLGKLLKYVDVIGDGNCGFRVVADYVYGDHNMSGLTRRNIANKLACNRDLYKRLSTDGIDQTIARIRWERGSCTSGHWIQVANDLFLIATLLNTAIILLQGGTSSKSRRGSYTVFPLHASELDTRRLIEMVTLNLGSYSHFIRLNLASNFPVPPIVTMWFRDMDHNVASCDRLYDNRREQWDRLSAASV from the exons ATGGTGCTGCCATATGGAttagggggtttagggaagcttttgaaa TATGTCGACGTGATTGGTGACGGCAACTGTGGATTCCGTGTTGTGGCGGATTATGTATACGGTGACCATAATATGTCGGGTTTGACAAGAAGAAACATTGCAAACAAACTAGCATGCAACCGTGACCTGTACAAGCGTCTTTCCACTGATGGGATCGACCAGACCATCGCACGTATTAGGTGGGAAAGAGGTTCTTGTACTAGTGGACACTGGATACAGGTAGCGAATGACTTGTTCCTTATTGCCACCCTTTTGAATACGgctataattttattacaagGCGGGACTAGCTCAAAGTCGCGTCGGGGTTCTTATACAGTTTTTCCTTTACATGCATCTGAGCTCGACACACGACGGTTGATAGAGATGGTCACACTAAATTTAGGTAGTTACTCTCACTTTATTCGTCTAAATTTAGCTAGTAATTTCCCTGTCCCGCCTATTGTCACAATGTGGTTTAGAGACATGGATCATAATGTTGCATCTTGTGATAGACTCTATGATAATAGGAGAGAACAATGGGATAGATTGTCAGCTGCGTCTGTTTGA